Proteins encoded in a region of the Catenulispora sp. EB89 genome:
- a CDS encoding MbtH family protein, whose product MTNPFDDPDGRFLVLINDEGQHSLWPDHIQVPAGWTTAHGPADRPSCVEYVDANWTDMRPRSLAAQLDGGS is encoded by the coding sequence ATGACCAACCCGTTCGACGATCCCGACGGCCGATTCCTCGTCCTGATCAACGACGAGGGCCAGCATTCCCTGTGGCCGGATCACATCCAGGTCCCCGCAGGCTGGACGACAGCGCACGGCCCAGCGGACCGGCCCTCCTGCGTGGAGTATGTGGACGCGAACTGGACGGACATGCGGCCCCGCAGCCTCGCCGCCCAGTTGGACGGCGGATCCTGA